From Anaerohalosphaera lusitana, one genomic window encodes:
- a CDS encoding redox-sensing transcriptional repressor Rex — MPVNRKCIIRLSRYKNALQRLKALGFVKVFSDNLADAAGATPSQVRKDFSLFGITGNRRGGYVVDELIEQLREILGKNETQKVVLAGVGNIGRALMRYEGFGGGGISILAAFDIDPAKFDENADIPILPLERMHDFISENDVKIGILSVPDVAAQQVSELMQAAGIKGILNFAPIQLRGDDGAIINSINLEVELENLIYFVNAAKKGVKE; from the coding sequence ATGCCGGTCAACCGCAAATGCATAATAAGGCTTTCGCGATATAAGAACGCTCTTCAGCGGCTAAAAGCGCTGGGTTTTGTCAAAGTGTTTTCCGACAACCTGGCCGATGCTGCGGGCGCTACCCCATCGCAGGTTCGCAAAGACTTCTCCCTGTTCGGCATCACCGGCAATCGTCGCGGCGGCTATGTCGTAGACGAGTTGATCGAGCAGCTTCGCGAGATCCTCGGCAAGAATGAGACACAAAAGGTCGTGCTTGCTGGTGTCGGAAACATCGGCAGGGCACTAATGCGTTACGAGGGTTTCGGCGGCGGAGGCATCAGCATCCTCGCGGCTTTCGATATCGACCCAGCCAAATTTGACGAAAATGCGGATATTCCGATCCTGCCACTGGAACGTATGCACGATTTTATTAGTGAGAACGACGTAAAGATCGGAATCCTCTCCGTACCCGACGTAGCGGCTCAGCAGGTTTCCGAGCTCATGCAGGCGGCAGGCATAAAGGGTATACTGAACTTCGCCCCCATTCAGCTCAGGGGCGATGATGGCGCGATAATCAACAGCATCAATCTGGAGGTTGAGCTGGAGAACCTGATCTATTTTGTCAACGCAGCCAAAAAAGGAGTGAAGGAATGA
- a CDS encoding (2Fe-2S) ferredoxin domain-containing protein, translating to MATPLDIVKKKRAQAVSKIISKGYLSTKRVYVGMATCEIAAGSKEVMAVFKDAMAKGLTDVYLSQKGCAGRCNLEPTVEIVEEGKIPVKYGKVDEKKAREIIERHIKNGEIIEEWLI from the coding sequence GTGGCAACTCCATTAGACATTGTCAAAAAAAAGCGAGCCCAGGCTGTAAGCAAGATCATCAGCAAGGGGTATCTCTCAACCAAGCGTGTATATGTAGGTATGGCGACTTGTGAGATAGCCGCTGGATCAAAAGAGGTCATGGCTGTTTTCAAAGACGCTATGGCCAAAGGTCTTACGGACGTATATTTGAGCCAGAAGGGCTGTGCGGGCCGCTGCAATCTCGAGCCAACAGTTGAGATCGTCGAAGAAGGAAAGATCCCCGTCAAGTACGGCAAGGTCGACGAAAAGAAGGCTCGCGAGATCATCGAGCGGCATATCAAAAATGGTGAAATTATCGAAGAATGGCTGATATAA
- a CDS encoding glycoside hydrolase family 2 TIM barrel-domain containing protein, with protein MADIDFAGQDTPALIEGAKWKYPLTAIGTDKVAADSTKRIVAFGEQVTVSLAGLRAEAKYSLEVSYLSDSRDRVQRLKADDLVLQKRHELKKGQVERFSVDLPEQVYADGEIVLTAEKISGPNAVIAGVKLFSNQQGMLCLPAVKAAGKLGGHIEGKVFNANDNEPLAGAAIKSEYDGQIVEAVSDSEGRFVLKLPYEWREGLAKNLKITCVWQGREERTWVPRGEIFRPRLTVRPVDVKKVDQPIMSLNGHWDFCPVPDEGFSNTGENAGQWYEIEVPGEWVMQGFAVEQGKFAAYRRKLDVPEDWDGQRVKLRFDGVYSVCRIWVNGQPAGEHSGGFTPFEVDVTDLVNAGDENEIVLAVKNESLADVLASGSQYAVHQLGGISRKVTMFAVPTVNVASMHVVTDMDEEYADAVMRVEMDIVNDGEKNWKGGKVEFKLTAWKDKQDVRIDQDKFKIDAIAAGQRLRKVFEIKVDNPRKWTSETPNLYVLSCELKRGWSMLEKVQRRIGFREIEVQGNQLLVNGKPVKLRGVNRHEAHPLRGRSLTAEQWRTDAELFKAANCNYIRTSHYPPAEEFIAACDEIGLFVEEEAPFCWVGHGTNSTWRNADPQARKNLQTLLQGTAEMIERDRSNPSVLFWSLANESQWGRNFERTFAMSNLADPSRPKAFHDQSWGGYNNYGSNTQIANFHYPGPGGPEQAKNSERPLLFGEYLHLNAYNRFELTADPGLRDIWGQGLKKMWDDMYATDALLGGAIWSGVDDTFFLPNGKTVGYGTWGPIDGWRRKKPEWWHVKKVYSPVRILEDSVIFADGEMHAEVENRFNFTNLDEVVFAWTCDERSGKARFDIPPRGKGKIKLPIGDIAADQAAGITIVTADGRVVDEYRFVNETIESDHEPMKQAAGKVTAVTEDGKIVVNGDGFRYVFDKTSGKLKGGYVGDDKVLTGGPELMLLPLNSGGDTQMTGEDEYVPFTPTCSAWKADTVNVEESENVVINVAGKYDEAQGSYRIVIGPDGEMTVKYDFTCLKDINPRQVGIVFDTTKHCDTLSWKRDGLWTAYPDWHIGRLEGSTRAFAGTPVSESAGPRYEPAYEWRFDCNELGTNDFRSTKENIYTASLTDDRARGLEVNSDGSQSVRAWLSNDTIRLLIADYINPGSERFYRRHARQWDRPLKKGDKIAGTVTVSLR; from the coding sequence GTGGCAGATATTGATTTCGCTGGCCAGGATACCCCCGCCCTTATCGAAGGCGCGAAATGGAAATACCCCCTCACTGCGATCGGGACCGACAAGGTCGCGGCGGACAGCACAAAGCGGATCGTGGCTTTTGGCGAGCAGGTGACTGTATCGCTGGCCGGGTTGCGCGCGGAGGCGAAGTACAGTCTGGAGGTTTCGTATCTTTCGGACAGTCGCGACAGGGTGCAGCGCCTCAAGGCGGATGACCTGGTTCTTCAGAAAAGACATGAACTGAAGAAGGGGCAAGTGGAGCGGTTCAGTGTCGATCTACCTGAGCAAGTATACGCTGACGGTGAGATCGTTCTTACCGCGGAAAAGATAAGCGGTCCCAATGCGGTTATTGCGGGGGTGAAGCTGTTTTCGAATCAGCAGGGTATGCTCTGTCTGCCTGCAGTAAAGGCGGCTGGTAAGCTCGGCGGGCATATCGAGGGCAAGGTATTCAACGCGAACGACAATGAGCCTTTGGCGGGTGCGGCGATAAAATCTGAGTACGACGGCCAGATCGTTGAGGCAGTGAGTGATTCTGAGGGCAGGTTTGTGCTGAAGCTGCCTTACGAATGGCGAGAGGGGCTTGCAAAGAATTTAAAGATCACTTGTGTCTGGCAGGGCAGAGAAGAGCGGACCTGGGTTCCACGGGGTGAGATATTCAGGCCCAGATTGACGGTTCGGCCAGTTGATGTAAAAAAGGTGGATCAGCCTATCATGAGTCTGAACGGCCACTGGGATTTTTGTCCCGTGCCTGATGAGGGATTTTCGAATACCGGTGAGAATGCGGGCCAGTGGTATGAAATTGAAGTGCCGGGCGAGTGGGTGATGCAGGGCTTTGCAGTTGAGCAGGGAAAGTTCGCGGCGTACCGGCGGAAGCTTGACGTGCCGGAAGATTGGGACGGCCAGCGGGTAAAGCTCCGTTTTGATGGAGTTTACAGCGTTTGCAGAATATGGGTAAACGGTCAGCCGGCTGGTGAACATTCTGGCGGGTTTACGCCGTTTGAGGTTGACGTAACGGACCTGGTGAATGCGGGCGATGAGAACGAGATCGTCCTGGCGGTCAAGAACGAATCGCTTGCGGATGTGCTCGCCAGCGGCAGCCAGTACGCGGTGCATCAGCTCGGCGGCATATCGCGCAAAGTGACAATGTTCGCAGTTCCGACCGTGAACGTCGCCTCCATGCACGTGGTGACGGATATGGACGAGGAGTATGCCGATGCTGTGATGCGGGTGGAGATGGATATTGTCAATGACGGCGAGAAAAACTGGAAGGGTGGCAAGGTCGAGTTCAAACTTACCGCCTGGAAGGATAAGCAGGATGTGCGGATCGACCAGGATAAGTTCAAGATCGATGCGATCGCTGCCGGCCAGCGGCTGCGGAAAGTCTTCGAGATCAAGGTAGACAATCCGCGCAAGTGGACGAGCGAGACGCCGAATCTTTATGTTCTGAGCTGTGAGCTGAAACGAGGCTGGAGCATGCTCGAAAAGGTTCAGCGGCGTATCGGTTTCAGGGAGATAGAGGTCCAGGGCAATCAGTTGCTCGTGAACGGCAAGCCCGTCAAGCTGCGGGGCGTGAACAGGCACGAGGCTCATCCGCTGCGTGGACGCAGCCTGACCGCCGAGCAGTGGCGAACCGACGCGGAGCTGTTCAAAGCGGCAAACTGCAATTACATACGGACCAGCCATTATCCGCCTGCCGAAGAATTCATCGCGGCATGTGACGAAATCGGACTCTTCGTCGAGGAGGAGGCCCCGTTCTGCTGGGTAGGCCACGGTACGAATTCGACCTGGCGGAACGCCGACCCGCAGGCACGGAAGAATCTTCAGACACTTCTGCAGGGTACAGCGGAAATGATCGAGCGCGACAGGAGCAATCCGAGTGTGCTGTTCTGGTCGTTGGCGAACGAGTCGCAGTGGGGCAGGAATTTCGAACGCACCTTCGCGATGTCTAACCTGGCTGACCCCAGCAGACCCAAGGCGTTCCATGACCAGTCGTGGGGCGGTTACAACAATTATGGCAGCAATACCCAGATTGCGAACTTCCATTATCCGGGTCCCGGCGGTCCCGAGCAAGCGAAGAACAGCGAGAGACCTTTGCTGTTTGGTGAATATCTTCATTTGAACGCGTATAATCGTTTTGAGCTCACCGCAGATCCGGGTTTGCGTGATATATGGGGCCAGGGTCTGAAAAAGATGTGGGACGATATGTATGCGACCGATGCTCTGCTTGGCGGTGCGATCTGGTCCGGCGTTGACGATACGTTCTTTTTGCCGAACGGCAAGACCGTTGGTTACGGCACATGGGGACCGATCGACGGCTGGCGGCGGAAAAAGCCTGAGTGGTGGCATGTGAAAAAGGTGTATTCGCCGGTGCGGATTTTGGAGGATTCGGTCATATTTGCAGATGGCGAAATGCACGCAGAGGTTGAGAACCGGTTCAATTTTACGAATCTGGATGAGGTGGTATTTGCGTGGACATGTGATGAGCGTTCAGGTAAGGCCCGTTTCGATATCCCGCCTCGCGGCAAGGGGAAGATCAAACTGCCGATCGGTGATATAGCTGCGGATCAAGCTGCCGGGATCACAATTGTTACAGCGGACGGCAGAGTTGTCGACGAGTACAGATTTGTGAATGAAACCATCGAATCCGACCACGAGCCGATGAAGCAAGCTGCCGGCAAAGTTACAGCAGTTACTGAAGACGGCAAGATCGTCGTAAACGGTGACGGGTTCCGTTATGTATTTGACAAAACGAGCGGAAAGCTCAAGGGAGGTTATGTCGGCGATGACAAAGTGCTCACCGGCGGTCCCGAGCTGATGCTGCTTCCTCTGAACAGCGGCGGCGATACACAGATGACAGGCGAAGATGAGTACGTGCCGTTCACACCGACCTGCAGCGCCTGGAAGGCTGATACCGTTAACGTTGAGGAGTCCGAAAATGTGGTCATCAATGTAGCGGGCAAGTACGACGAGGCTCAGGGCAGCTATCGGATCGTGATCGGGCCGGATGGTGAGATGACTGTCAAGTATGACTTTACCTGTCTAAAGGATATTAACCCGCGGCAGGTTGGTATTGTCTTCGATACGACAAAGCACTGCGATACGCTGAGCTGGAAGCGGGACGGACTGTGGACGGCCTATCCTGACTGGCATATCGGAAGGCTGGAAGGAAGTACCAGGGCCTTCGCAGGTACTCCGGTCAGTGAGTCTGCGGGACCAAGATATGAGCCGGCATATGAGTGGCGTTTTGACTGCAATGAACTTGGGACGAATGATTTCCGTTCGACGAAGGAAAATATTTATACCGCAAGTCTGACGGACGATCGAGCCCGGGGGCTCGAGGTGAATAGCGACGGCAGTCAGAGCGTTCGCGCATGGCTAAGCAATGACACGATTCGGCTGTTGATCGCTGATTATATCAATCCTGGTTCCGAGCGTTTCTATCGAAGACATGCACGACAGTGGGACAGGCCTTTGAAGAAGGGCGACAAGATAGCGGGAACAGTTACGGTTTCGCTACGGTAG
- a CDS encoding cache domain-containing protein, whose translation MIRFSTLRGKIFTAFFAVILALGLSIFFLGYTLVEDNIVERAQQEVEHDLASARSFYQAEIQRIGEDLRLIEFDGNVEKVQQKIGLDYARYVDKNEAPQVQSEIVQAAFEKNEGVGGTRLIPNEELQSYDEQLVAEHSIAIKPTPMARPTTKEVTQKVMSKEYALPIRDADGDIEGVLYGGRIVNRDHALVDRIRYLVFGHESYEGKPVGTVTIFQDDVRISTNVVNEDGSRAIGTRVSDEVYSKVVEQGKVWHDRAFVVTDWYKTAYEPIETIEGEIVGILYVGILEAPFVDMARGIMGWFLVIVLCGTLFAGVLSYLMAGAVSRPLTHLLEGIENLSGGNLGYESPVRSSVVEINRLASSFNIMSVRLKERDESLKESNAKLEDLNQRYLELLGFVAHELKGMLASTIMNAYSIRDGFLGMINFKQKRAVDSITRNLDYLAATVKKFLNLSRIERGKLELNKSEFAIGPEVFDISVKTFDKLLSDKGMKVENKIDPEMKVSADLDLLQIVANNLISNAGKYGTEGGVIRIDARNEDNFTVVEVYNDGRPISQEAMGHLFKRFSRLDTPEKKTVKGTGLGLFITRQIVEAHGGDIKVVPGENGNTFVFRIERE comes from the coding sequence ATGATAAGATTCAGCACACTCCGCGGTAAGATATTCACAGCGTTTTTCGCGGTAATCCTCGCACTCGGCCTGTCGATCTTCTTTCTTGGCTATACTCTGGTAGAGGACAACATCGTAGAGCGTGCCCAGCAAGAGGTTGAACATGACCTGGCCAGTGCACGGTCATTTTATCAGGCCGAGATACAGCGGATCGGTGAGGATCTGCGATTGATAGAGTTTGACGGGAATGTTGAAAAGGTCCAGCAGAAGATAGGTCTGGATTATGCCCGTTACGTCGATAAGAACGAGGCGCCGCAGGTTCAAAGCGAAATAGTTCAGGCGGCATTCGAGAAAAACGAGGGTGTCGGCGGCACGCGGCTTATACCGAATGAAGAGCTGCAGAGTTACGATGAGCAGCTTGTAGCAGAACATTCCATAGCCATCAAACCAACGCCGATGGCTCGGCCCACAACTAAAGAAGTTACACAGAAAGTGATGAGCAAGGAATACGCTCTTCCGATCCGCGATGCGGATGGTGATATAGAAGGTGTCCTTTACGGCGGCCGTATCGTCAATCGTGACCATGCGTTGGTGGACCGGATCAGGTATCTTGTTTTCGGCCACGAGTCATATGAAGGCAAACCTGTCGGCACTGTTACGATTTTCCAGGATGACGTTAGGATCTCGACGAATGTTGTCAACGAAGACGGCAGCAGGGCGATAGGTACGCGTGTCTCGGACGAGGTTTACAGCAAAGTCGTCGAGCAAGGCAAGGTCTGGCACGATCGAGCATTCGTTGTAACTGACTGGTACAAAACAGCTTACGAGCCGATCGAGACGATTGAAGGCGAGATTGTCGGCATTCTCTATGTCGGCATACTCGAGGCGCCCTTCGTTGATATGGCCAGGGGTATTATGGGTTGGTTCCTGGTTATAGTTCTTTGCGGAACGTTGTTTGCAGGTGTGCTGTCTTATCTGATGGCAGGTGCCGTCTCCAGACCCTTGACCCATCTGCTGGAGGGCATAGAAAATCTCTCCGGCGGTAATCTCGGCTACGAGTCGCCGGTCAGGTCCTCGGTGGTCGAGATAAACAGACTTGCTAGCAGTTTCAACATAATGTCTGTCCGGCTCAAAGAACGTGACGAAAGCCTCAAAGAATCCAATGCCAAGCTCGAAGACCTGAACCAGAGATACCTGGAGCTGCTGGGATTCGTTGCCCACGAACTCAAAGGCATGCTCGCTTCGACGATCATGAACGCCTATTCCATACGAGACGGTTTTCTCGGAATGATCAATTTCAAGCAGAAAAGGGCGGTCGATTCGATCACGCGAAACCTTGATTACCTTGCCGCCACGGTAAAGAAGTTCCTGAACCTAAGCCGGATCGAGCGTGGCAAGCTGGAGCTGAACAAGTCCGAATTTGCGATCGGGCCCGAGGTGTTCGATATTTCGGTCAAGACCTTCGATAAACTGCTCAGTGACAAGGGTATGAAGGTCGAAAACAAGATCGATCCTGAGATGAAAGTCAGTGCGGATCTCGATCTGCTGCAGATAGTTGCAAATAATCTTATCAGTAACGCCGGTAAATATGGAACCGAAGGCGGCGTAATTCGAATAGATGCCCGGAACGAGGATAACTTTACTGTTGTCGAGGTTTACAACGACGGCAGGCCCATTTCTCAGGAAGCAATGGGGCATCTGTTCAAGAGGTTCTCCCGGCTCGATACGCCGGAGAAAAAGACCGTCAAAGGAACCGGGCTGGGTCTGTTTATTACCCGGCAAATAGTCGAGGCGCATGGTGGTGACATAAAAGTGGTACCAGGTGAAAACGGCAATACGTTTGTTTTCCGAATTGAAAGGGAATAA
- a CDS encoding uroporphyrinogen decarboxylase family protein, translating to MTNRENFLRALRRDNPQKVPFEFVLCPSQVEELKRRTGTKDFREHFGFPLRYIELNPTKMDVDYSVFYDDLPADAEPLHWNPEWGIMGVAGSTAHFQEMLHPMKNFTSVQQVLDYPWPDYLEDYRWQGVDAQIQNFVERDLIAIGNMQMTVFELAWYLRGMDKFMMDMVMDPDMANAIMDKLIELRVGMAKRFAGCGADILMLGDDVSTQEDMMMSPAMWRDTQKWRLAKVIDAARSVKPDILIFYHGDGNLQKIIPDLIEIGVDILNPVQPECMDPKEVKKLYGDNLSFWGCLGTQTTLPFGTADEVEAKCKELIETVGAGGGLLLAPTHMVEPDVPWENIEAFARAIDKYGRY from the coding sequence ATGACTAATCGAGAGAATTTCCTGCGTGCGCTTCGGCGCGACAATCCACAGAAGGTCCCGTTTGAGTTCGTGCTGTGTCCCTCGCAGGTTGAGGAACTGAAGAGAAGAACCGGGACCAAGGATTTCCGGGAGCACTTTGGTTTTCCGCTAAGGTATATCGAGCTGAATCCTACGAAGATGGATGTCGACTATTCGGTTTTTTATGACGATCTGCCTGCCGACGCCGAGCCTCTGCACTGGAATCCTGAGTGGGGGATCATGGGTGTCGCAGGGTCAACCGCGCATTTCCAGGAGATGCTGCACCCGATGAAGAATTTTACCAGTGTTCAGCAGGTACTCGATTATCCCTGGCCGGACTATCTGGAGGATTATCGCTGGCAAGGCGTCGATGCCCAGATACAGAACTTTGTCGAGCGTGACCTGATCGCGATAGGCAATATGCAGATGACAGTGTTCGAGCTTGCGTGGTATCTCCGCGGCATGGACAAATTCATGATGGATATGGTGATGGATCCTGATATGGCCAATGCGATCATGGACAAATTGATCGAACTTCGGGTCGGGATGGCAAAGCGTTTCGCGGGCTGCGGTGCGGATATCCTGATGCTGGGCGATGACGTCTCAACGCAGGAAGATATGATGATGAGCCCGGCGATGTGGCGGGATACGCAGAAGTGGCGGCTGGCAAAGGTGATCGATGCTGCACGAAGCGTCAAGCCGGACATACTGATATTCTATCACGGTGACGGCAATCTGCAAAAGATCATACCGGACCTGATCGAGATCGGCGTTGACATCCTCAACCCCGTCCAGCCCGAATGCATGGATCCAAAGGAGGTCAAAAAACTGTACGGTGACAATTTGTCATTCTGGGGTTGTCTTGGTACGCAGACAACGCTTCCATTCGGAACCGCCGACGAAGTCGAAGCGAAGTGCAAAGAGCTCATTGAGACGGTCGGCGCTGGCGGAGGCCTGCTGCTTGCCCCTACGCACATGGTCGAGCCCGACGTCCCGTGGGAGAATATCGAGGCATTCGCCCGTGCGATCGATAAGTACGGCAGGTATTGA